The Pieris napi chromosome 21, ilPieNapi1.2, whole genome shotgun sequence genome contains a region encoding:
- the LOC125060151 gene encoding cystinosin homolog isoform X5: MFVNFNFAIKLSESGKMLDKVTMTSRGARGNFSHIYKNLITFILICLPCKFCQAEKMYVDVKTLDLLVDETRLFKFIQIGEYNETLSVTAQIQHPDIVQFVPSTINIPAVEQPNTTAELTYDICAYGRSPGHSEVTFSASPTDVVKLDSLFMRITVMHSKAIYVISYIMGWIYFVAWSVSFYPQIYINFKRKSVVGLNFDFLALNVMGFTMYSLFNCGLFFSKEIQAEYFSRHPRGLNPVQLNDVFFSLHAVFATIITIIQCAIYEREDQRVSMTGRGILTVFGGVVIVTASLAGASILEWLDFLYYCSYIKLSITLIKYIPQAYMNYKRKSTVGWSIGNIFLDFVGGFLSILQMTLNAYNYNDWVSFFGDATKFGLGLFSLVFDIFFILQHYVFYRNGDEKKYNMDVKV, encoded by the exons atCAGAATCCGGAAAAATGCTAGACAAAGTGACGATGACTTCACGCGGGGCAAGGGGCAATTTTAGtcatatttataagaatttaatcacatttatattaatat GTTTACCCTGCAAGTTTTGCCAAGCAGAGAAGATGTATGTAGACGTGAAGACTTTGGACCTGCTTGTGGATGAGACGCGCCTCTTCAAGTTCATACAGAT CGGTGAATACAACGAGACCCTCTCAGTGACAGCCCAAATACAACACCCAGATATAGTACAATTTGTGCCTTCGACGATTAATATTCCGGCAGTGGAACAGCCGAATACAACAGCGGAATTGACTTACGATATATGTGCGTATGGAAGGAGTCCTGGCCATTCCGAAGTTACGTTCTCAGCGTCGCCTACTGATGTGGTTAA attGGATTCACTATTCATGAGAATAACAGTGATGCATTCGAAAGCGATTTATGTGATTTCCTATATAATGGGATGGATATACTTCGTGGCGTGGTCCGTGTCGTTCTACCctcaaatatacataaatttcaAAAGGAAGAGTGTGGTCGGACTCAATTTCGATTTCTTGGCGTTAAATGTGATGGGATTCACTATGTATTCGCTTTTCAACTGTGGACTGTTCTTTTCAAAGGAAAttcag GCGGAATACTTCAGTCGTCATCCCCGCGGTTTAAATCCTGTACAATTGAATGATGTGTTCTTTTCGCTACACGCTGTATTTGCCACTATCATTACTATTATACAGTGCGCTATATATGAG CGCGAAGACCAACGTGTATCTATGACAGGGCGTGGCATATTGACAGTGTTTGGGGGCGTGGTCATAGTAACGGCTAGTCTTGCTGGCGCCAGTATCTTGGAGTGGCTCGACTTTTTGTACTACTGCAGTTATATTAAACTGAGTATTACTCTCATCAAATATATACCGCAG GCATACATGAACTACAAGCGTAAATCCACAGTGGGCTGGAGTATTGGGAATATCTTTTTGGACTTCGTCGGAGGGTTCCTGTCAATTCTTCAAATGACGTTGAACGCGTACAATTACAACGATTGGGTGTCGTTCTTCGGCGACGCGACTAAGTTCGGCCTCGGCCTTTTCAGTTTGGTCTTCGACATATTCTTCATATTGCAGCACTATGTGTTTTacag gaaTGGCGACGAAAAGAAGTACAACATGGACGTCAAGGTGTAA
- the LOC125060151 gene encoding cystinosin homolog isoform X2: protein MRSESGKMLDKVTMTSRGARGNFSHIYKNLITFILICLPCKFCQAEKMYVDVKTLDLLVDETRLFKFIQIGEYNETLSVTAQIQHPDIVQFVPSTINIPAVEQPNTTAELTYDICAYGRSPGHSEVTFSASPTDVVKLDSLFMRITVMHSKAIYVISYIMGWIYFVAWSVSFYPQIYINFKRKSVVGLNFDFLALNVMGFTMYSLFNCGLFFSKEIQAEYFSRHPRGLNPVQLNDVFFSLHAVFATIITIIQCAIYEREDQRVSMTGRGILTVFGGVVIVTASLAGASILEWLDFLYYCSYIKLSITLIKYIPQAYMNYKRKSTVGWSIGNIFLDFVGGFLSILQMTLNAYNYNDWVSFFGDATKFGLGLFSLVFDIFFILQHYVFYREHSDYINVKIEDELTYLMDNRYYSGDEAFLVNFWNGDEKKYNMDVKV, encoded by the exons atCAGAATCCGGAAAAATGCTAGACAAAGTGACGATGACTTCACGCGGGGCAAGGGGCAATTTTAGtcatatttataagaatttaatcacatttatattaatat GTTTACCCTGCAAGTTTTGCCAAGCAGAGAAGATGTATGTAGACGTGAAGACTTTGGACCTGCTTGTGGATGAGACGCGCCTCTTCAAGTTCATACAGAT CGGTGAATACAACGAGACCCTCTCAGTGACAGCCCAAATACAACACCCAGATATAGTACAATTTGTGCCTTCGACGATTAATATTCCGGCAGTGGAACAGCCGAATACAACAGCGGAATTGACTTACGATATATGTGCGTATGGAAGGAGTCCTGGCCATTCCGAAGTTACGTTCTCAGCGTCGCCTACTGATGTGGTTAA attGGATTCACTATTCATGAGAATAACAGTGATGCATTCGAAAGCGATTTATGTGATTTCCTATATAATGGGATGGATATACTTCGTGGCGTGGTCCGTGTCGTTCTACCctcaaatatacataaatttcaAAAGGAAGAGTGTGGTCGGACTCAATTTCGATTTCTTGGCGTTAAATGTGATGGGATTCACTATGTATTCGCTTTTCAACTGTGGACTGTTCTTTTCAAAGGAAAttcag GCGGAATACTTCAGTCGTCATCCCCGCGGTTTAAATCCTGTACAATTGAATGATGTGTTCTTTTCGCTACACGCTGTATTTGCCACTATCATTACTATTATACAGTGCGCTATATATGAG CGCGAAGACCAACGTGTATCTATGACAGGGCGTGGCATATTGACAGTGTTTGGGGGCGTGGTCATAGTAACGGCTAGTCTTGCTGGCGCCAGTATCTTGGAGTGGCTCGACTTTTTGTACTACTGCAGTTATATTAAACTGAGTATTACTCTCATCAAATATATACCGCAG GCATACATGAACTACAAGCGTAAATCCACAGTGGGCTGGAGTATTGGGAATATCTTTTTGGACTTCGTCGGAGGGTTCCTGTCAATTCTTCAAATGACGTTGAACGCGTACAATTACAACGATTGGGTGTCGTTCTTCGGCGACGCGACTAAGTTCGGCCTCGGCCTTTTCAGTTTGGTCTTCGACATATTCTTCATATTGCAGCACTATGTGTTTTacag AGAGCACAGTGATTATATTAACGTGAAAATTGAAGATGAATTGACTTATTTGATGGACAATCGTTACTACAGTGGTGATGAAGCATTTTTGGTTAACTTTTG gaaTGGCGACGAAAAGAAGTACAACATGGACGTCAAGGTGTAA
- the LOC125060151 gene encoding cystinosin homolog isoform X1, which yields MFVNFNFAIKLSESGKMLDKVTMTSRGARGNFSHIYKNLITFILICLPCKFCQAEKMYVDVKTLDLLVDETRLFKFIQIGEYNETLSVTAQIQHPDIVQFVPSTINIPAVEQPNTTAELTYDICAYGRSPGHSEVTFSASPTDVVKLDSLFMRITVMHSKAIYVISYIMGWIYFVAWSVSFYPQIYINFKRKSVVGLNFDFLALNVMGFTMYSLFNCGLFFSKEIQAEYFSRHPRGLNPVQLNDVFFSLHAVFATIITIIQCAIYEREDQRVSMTGRGILTVFGGVVIVTASLAGASILEWLDFLYYCSYIKLSITLIKYIPQAYMNYKRKSTVGWSIGNIFLDFVGGFLSILQMTLNAYNYNDWVSFFGDATKFGLGLFSLVFDIFFILQHYVFYREHSDYINVKIEDELTYLMDNRYYSGDEAFLVNFWNGDEKKYNMDVKV from the exons atCAGAATCCGGAAAAATGCTAGACAAAGTGACGATGACTTCACGCGGGGCAAGGGGCAATTTTAGtcatatttataagaatttaatcacatttatattaatat GTTTACCCTGCAAGTTTTGCCAAGCAGAGAAGATGTATGTAGACGTGAAGACTTTGGACCTGCTTGTGGATGAGACGCGCCTCTTCAAGTTCATACAGAT CGGTGAATACAACGAGACCCTCTCAGTGACAGCCCAAATACAACACCCAGATATAGTACAATTTGTGCCTTCGACGATTAATATTCCGGCAGTGGAACAGCCGAATACAACAGCGGAATTGACTTACGATATATGTGCGTATGGAAGGAGTCCTGGCCATTCCGAAGTTACGTTCTCAGCGTCGCCTACTGATGTGGTTAA attGGATTCACTATTCATGAGAATAACAGTGATGCATTCGAAAGCGATTTATGTGATTTCCTATATAATGGGATGGATATACTTCGTGGCGTGGTCCGTGTCGTTCTACCctcaaatatacataaatttcaAAAGGAAGAGTGTGGTCGGACTCAATTTCGATTTCTTGGCGTTAAATGTGATGGGATTCACTATGTATTCGCTTTTCAACTGTGGACTGTTCTTTTCAAAGGAAAttcag GCGGAATACTTCAGTCGTCATCCCCGCGGTTTAAATCCTGTACAATTGAATGATGTGTTCTTTTCGCTACACGCTGTATTTGCCACTATCATTACTATTATACAGTGCGCTATATATGAG CGCGAAGACCAACGTGTATCTATGACAGGGCGTGGCATATTGACAGTGTTTGGGGGCGTGGTCATAGTAACGGCTAGTCTTGCTGGCGCCAGTATCTTGGAGTGGCTCGACTTTTTGTACTACTGCAGTTATATTAAACTGAGTATTACTCTCATCAAATATATACCGCAG GCATACATGAACTACAAGCGTAAATCCACAGTGGGCTGGAGTATTGGGAATATCTTTTTGGACTTCGTCGGAGGGTTCCTGTCAATTCTTCAAATGACGTTGAACGCGTACAATTACAACGATTGGGTGTCGTTCTTCGGCGACGCGACTAAGTTCGGCCTCGGCCTTTTCAGTTTGGTCTTCGACATATTCTTCATATTGCAGCACTATGTGTTTTacag AGAGCACAGTGATTATATTAACGTGAAAATTGAAGATGAATTGACTTATTTGATGGACAATCGTTACTACAGTGGTGATGAAGCATTTTTGGTTAACTTTTG gaaTGGCGACGAAAAGAAGTACAACATGGACGTCAAGGTGTAA
- the LOC125060151 gene encoding cystinosin homolog isoform X3 — protein MFVNFNFAIKLSESGKMLDKVTMTSRGARGNFSHIYKNLITFILICLPCKFCQAEKMYVDVKTLDLLVDETRLFKFIQIGEYNETLSVTAQIQHPDIVQFVPSTINIPAVEQPNTTAELTYDICAYGRSPGHSEVTFSASPTDVVKLDSLFMRITVMHSKAIYVISYIMGWIYFVAWSVSFYPQIYINFKRKSVVGLNFDFLALNVMGFTMYSLFNCGLFFSKEIQAEYFSRHPRGLNPVQLNDVFFSLHAVFATIITIIQCAIYEREDQRVSMTGRGILTVFGGVVIVTASLAGASILEWLDFLYYCSYIKLSITLIKYIPQAYMNYKRKSTVGWSIGNIFLDFVGGFLSILQMTLNAYNYNDWVSFFGDATKFGLGLFSLVFDIFFILQHYVFYRDARYILLPGTSYAPDNEDDEGFDDHEPSEPYQGAPA, from the exons atCAGAATCCGGAAAAATGCTAGACAAAGTGACGATGACTTCACGCGGGGCAAGGGGCAATTTTAGtcatatttataagaatttaatcacatttatattaatat GTTTACCCTGCAAGTTTTGCCAAGCAGAGAAGATGTATGTAGACGTGAAGACTTTGGACCTGCTTGTGGATGAGACGCGCCTCTTCAAGTTCATACAGAT CGGTGAATACAACGAGACCCTCTCAGTGACAGCCCAAATACAACACCCAGATATAGTACAATTTGTGCCTTCGACGATTAATATTCCGGCAGTGGAACAGCCGAATACAACAGCGGAATTGACTTACGATATATGTGCGTATGGAAGGAGTCCTGGCCATTCCGAAGTTACGTTCTCAGCGTCGCCTACTGATGTGGTTAA attGGATTCACTATTCATGAGAATAACAGTGATGCATTCGAAAGCGATTTATGTGATTTCCTATATAATGGGATGGATATACTTCGTGGCGTGGTCCGTGTCGTTCTACCctcaaatatacataaatttcaAAAGGAAGAGTGTGGTCGGACTCAATTTCGATTTCTTGGCGTTAAATGTGATGGGATTCACTATGTATTCGCTTTTCAACTGTGGACTGTTCTTTTCAAAGGAAAttcag GCGGAATACTTCAGTCGTCATCCCCGCGGTTTAAATCCTGTACAATTGAATGATGTGTTCTTTTCGCTACACGCTGTATTTGCCACTATCATTACTATTATACAGTGCGCTATATATGAG CGCGAAGACCAACGTGTATCTATGACAGGGCGTGGCATATTGACAGTGTTTGGGGGCGTGGTCATAGTAACGGCTAGTCTTGCTGGCGCCAGTATCTTGGAGTGGCTCGACTTTTTGTACTACTGCAGTTATATTAAACTGAGTATTACTCTCATCAAATATATACCGCAG GCATACATGAACTACAAGCGTAAATCCACAGTGGGCTGGAGTATTGGGAATATCTTTTTGGACTTCGTCGGAGGGTTCCTGTCAATTCTTCAAATGACGTTGAACGCGTACAATTACAACGATTGGGTGTCGTTCTTCGGCGACGCGACTAAGTTCGGCCTCGGCCTTTTCAGTTTGGTCTTCGACATATTCTTCATATTGCAGCACTATGTGTTTTacag GGATGCCAGATACATCCTGCTTCCGGGCACGAGCTATGCTCCGGATAATGAAGACGACGAAGGCTTTGATGATCATGAACCTTCAGAGCCCTATCAAGGAGCTCCGGCTTAG
- the LOC125060151 gene encoding cystinosin homolog isoform X4, protein MLDKVTMTSRGARGNFSHIYKNLITFILICLPCKFCQAEKMYVDVKTLDLLVDETRLFKFIQIGEYNETLSVTAQIQHPDIVQFVPSTINIPAVEQPNTTAELTYDICAYGRSPGHSEVTFSASPTDVVKLDSLFMRITVMHSKAIYVISYIMGWIYFVAWSVSFYPQIYINFKRKSVVGLNFDFLALNVMGFTMYSLFNCGLFFSKEIQAEYFSRHPRGLNPVQLNDVFFSLHAVFATIITIIQCAIYEREDQRVSMTGRGILTVFGGVVIVTASLAGASILEWLDFLYYCSYIKLSITLIKYIPQAYMNYKRKSTVGWSIGNIFLDFVGGFLSILQMTLNAYNYNDWVSFFGDATKFGLGLFSLVFDIFFILQHYVFYREHSDYINVKIEDELTYLMDNRYYSGDEAFLVNFWNGDEKKYNMDVKV, encoded by the exons ATGCTAGACAAAGTGACGATGACTTCACGCGGGGCAAGGGGCAATTTTAGtcatatttataagaatttaatcacatttatattaatat GTTTACCCTGCAAGTTTTGCCAAGCAGAGAAGATGTATGTAGACGTGAAGACTTTGGACCTGCTTGTGGATGAGACGCGCCTCTTCAAGTTCATACAGAT CGGTGAATACAACGAGACCCTCTCAGTGACAGCCCAAATACAACACCCAGATATAGTACAATTTGTGCCTTCGACGATTAATATTCCGGCAGTGGAACAGCCGAATACAACAGCGGAATTGACTTACGATATATGTGCGTATGGAAGGAGTCCTGGCCATTCCGAAGTTACGTTCTCAGCGTCGCCTACTGATGTGGTTAA attGGATTCACTATTCATGAGAATAACAGTGATGCATTCGAAAGCGATTTATGTGATTTCCTATATAATGGGATGGATATACTTCGTGGCGTGGTCCGTGTCGTTCTACCctcaaatatacataaatttcaAAAGGAAGAGTGTGGTCGGACTCAATTTCGATTTCTTGGCGTTAAATGTGATGGGATTCACTATGTATTCGCTTTTCAACTGTGGACTGTTCTTTTCAAAGGAAAttcag GCGGAATACTTCAGTCGTCATCCCCGCGGTTTAAATCCTGTACAATTGAATGATGTGTTCTTTTCGCTACACGCTGTATTTGCCACTATCATTACTATTATACAGTGCGCTATATATGAG CGCGAAGACCAACGTGTATCTATGACAGGGCGTGGCATATTGACAGTGTTTGGGGGCGTGGTCATAGTAACGGCTAGTCTTGCTGGCGCCAGTATCTTGGAGTGGCTCGACTTTTTGTACTACTGCAGTTATATTAAACTGAGTATTACTCTCATCAAATATATACCGCAG GCATACATGAACTACAAGCGTAAATCCACAGTGGGCTGGAGTATTGGGAATATCTTTTTGGACTTCGTCGGAGGGTTCCTGTCAATTCTTCAAATGACGTTGAACGCGTACAATTACAACGATTGGGTGTCGTTCTTCGGCGACGCGACTAAGTTCGGCCTCGGCCTTTTCAGTTTGGTCTTCGACATATTCTTCATATTGCAGCACTATGTGTTTTacag AGAGCACAGTGATTATATTAACGTGAAAATTGAAGATGAATTGACTTATTTGATGGACAATCGTTACTACAGTGGTGATGAAGCATTTTTGGTTAACTTTTG gaaTGGCGACGAAAAGAAGTACAACATGGACGTCAAGGTGTAA